The Pyxidicoccus sp. MSG2 DNA segment CTGAGGTGTACGACCCGGGGACGGGCACTTGGACTCCTACCGCCACCCTCGCCACAACCCGCTATCACCACACGGCCACGCTGCTGCCCTCCTCAGGCAAGGTGCTGGTGGCGGGCGGCTCCAATGAAAATGGAAAGCCCCTCGCGACGACGGAGGTGTACGACCCGGGGACGGGCACCTGGACTCCCACCGGAAGCCTCGCCACGGGCCGCAATAGACACACGGCCACGCTGCTGCCTTCAGGCAAGGTGCTGGTGGCGGGCGGCTGGAATGGAGATTCCCTCGCGAGGGCGGAGGTGTACGACCCAGGGACGGGCACCTGGGCTCCCACCGGAAGCCTCGCCACAGGCCGCGCTGACATCACGGCCACGCTGCTGCCCTCGGGCAAGGTGCTGGTGGTGGGAGGCTTCTATGGGGACCTCGTGACGGCGGAGGTGTACGACCCGGGGACGGGCACCTGGGCCCCCACCGGAAGCCTCGCCGCGGGCCGCTATGGCCACACGGCCACGCTGCTGCCCTCGGGCAAGGTGCTGGTGGTGGGAGGCTTCTATGGGGACCTCGTGACGGCGGAGGTGTACGACCCGGGGACGGGCACCTGGGCCCCCACCGGAAGCCTCGCCGCGGGCCGCTCTGGTCACACGGCCACGCTGCTGCCCTCAGGCAAGGTGTTGGTGACGGGCGGCTCCAATGAAGGTGCCTTCGCGACGGCGGAGGTGTACGACCCGGGGACGGGCACCTGGGCCCCCACCGGAAGCCTCGCCACGACCCGCTATGGCCACACGGCCACGCTGCTGCCCTCGGGCAAGGTGCTGGTGACGGGCGGCTACAATAGAGATAGAGGTGTCCTCGCGACGGCGGAGGTGTACGACCCGGGGACGGGCACCTGGGCCTCCACCGCCAGCCTCGCCAGGGGCCGCCATAGACACCCGGCCACGTTGCTGCCCTCGGGCAAGGTGCTGGTGACGGGCGGCTACAGTGAAGGTGTTGGAGGGGACCTCGCGACGGCGGAGGTGTACGACCCGGGGACGGGCACCTGGGCTCTCAGCGGAAGCCTCGCCGCAGGCCGCGGAGTCCACACGGCCACGCTGCTGCCCTCGGGCAAGGTGCTGGTGACGGGCGGCTACAATGGAGGAGGGGGCCTCGCGACGGCGGAGGTGTACACGCCTTGAAGACTTTGATTCTACCGGTGAGTGTCGCGGCAGTTGTCGCGTGAAAGGGTACAGCCGGTGCGCCTCACCTCCGCAACTAGGATGAGATTCGGAGAAGGGTTGAGGCGCACGGGACTTGCCGGCATCTCGTTGCGAGTGTCGCGGCTCCAGCGCTCGGGGGTGACGGCCTGGGCGCTGGTACACCTGGTGACGTCGGGCCAACAGCGCGTCCTCTCGGCCGACGGGTCTCTCGTCGGGCGTGACGAAGCAGATGGCGTAGTGCCCCTCCCGCTGCTGAACTCCGTGTCCGACGCTGCTGGGGTGTGACTGAGAAAGGGTGCGCTCACGGGCTGAACTT contains these protein-coding regions:
- a CDS encoding kelch repeat-containing protein produces the protein MAPTGSLATGRYSHTATLLWSGKVLVTGGSNENGGGLATAEVYDPGTGTWAPTGSLATGRNRHTATLLWSGKVLVTGGYNRETLATAEVYDPGTGTWSSTASLAAGRDGHTATLLPSGKVLVTGGSNGGTLATAEVYDPGTGTWSSTASLAAGREDHTATLLPSGKVLVTGGFNGNLGTRATAEVYDPETGTWAPTASLAATRYHHTATLLPSGKVLVTGGFNGNGEARATAEVYDPGTGTWAPTGSLAAGRYGHTATLLPSGKVLVTGGAVDGGALATEVYDPGTGTWTPTATLATTRYHHTATLLPSSGKVLVAGGSNENGKPLATTEVYDPGTGTWTPTGSLATGRNRHTATLLPSGKVLVAGGWNGDSLARAEVYDPGTGTWAPTGSLATGRADITATLLPSGKVLVVGGFYGDLVTAEVYDPGTGTWAPTGSLAAGRYGHTATLLPSGKVLVVGGFYGDLVTAEVYDPGTGTWAPTGSLAAGRSGHTATLLPSGKVLVTGGSNEGAFATAEVYDPGTGTWAPTGSLATTRYGHTATLLPSGKVLVTGGYNRDRGVLATAEVYDPGTGTWASTASLARGRHRHPATLLPSGKVLVTGGYSEGVGGDLATAEVYDPGTGTWALSGSLAAGRGVHTATLLPSGKVLVTGGYNGGGGLATAEVYTP